GAGCTCATCGGCACCGCGAGGTCGCTCGGTTGTCGCATCGGCCTGGCGACAGCCTCGTCGTGCGCGGCTGCGCGCCACGTACTCGGCGCAATCGGGCTCGCCGACGCATTCGACTTCGTCGCGACCAACGACGACGTCAACCACAACAAGCCGGACCCCGAGATCGACCTGCTCGTCGCCTGCGAGCTTGGGGTGGCCCCTGCGGAATGCATCGTGATCGAAGACTCCCCGTCCGGGGTCCGGGCCGCCCTGACAGCTGGGATGCGCTGCATCGCGGTGAGCACCGACTTCACCCGAGAGCGGCTCCACGCGGAAGGGCTGCTCGGCGAAGAGTGGATCGTGGACGATCCGGCACTGCTTCAGGCGACGCTTCGGCGAGCATTCGCCGAGGCTGATGGCGACGGCTAGGAACCCCCGACAGACAGGATTGATCCGAATGAGCGAGTACGCAGGACCTGTGACCGTAGCCGTGTCGAGGCGCGTCCGTCGGGAACGCGAGGCTG
The Actinomycetota bacterium genome window above contains:
- a CDS encoding HAD-IA family hydrolase, producing ELIGTARSLGCRIGLATASSCAAARHVLGAIGLADAFDFVATNDDVNHNKPDPEIDLLVACELGVAPAECIVIEDSPSGVRAALTAGMRCIAVSTDFTRERLHAEGLLGEEWIVDDPALLQATLRRAFAEADGDG